The sequence CATAAACTTCGTTATAAAATCTGGTTATTTATTTTCCAATCTGCTGACCAAACTGAAACTCCTGACTAATATAGACAACTTGACCTAACGTACGTGTctaataatataacttgacCTAAAGCCAACCTACAAACCTTTCAATTTGCTTATTTAGCACAAAATTTActggtttttttttgtctataagGCGTTAATTTTTCTCTTTAGAtcttataaattttagtttatctTACTTCTTATACATGAGAGTTTTTATTTAACCCACATTTTTGTTTCTCTTCGTTTCTTGCATATTCAATATTTTACTTCCTACAAGTCAGACCAATTGTTAggattaaaaaataaacataaaccAAAATTCTTAAATATCTATTGGACAGTTTGATATATAAATACTACTATTACTCATTTCGTCTGAATTCGATCTGAGTCCAATCTGAATAACCACTAACAATGATTGTTATTTTTCTGCCAAAGAGAATATTTAGCGTGGACGGCTAGTGTATTTAGATGTTTGATATGCCACTCTAATTGTTTAATCTGAATTTGGCACGTACAATTTGATGATGGATTTAAGGCAAACTTTCATGTGAGGTCTGAAGTaggaagaaaaacataaaaagattGTAGTATTAGTTATAACTAGATAGTAGGCGATGCCTACATGAGAGGTGATGCGCGCCTAGAAAATAGCCCATGTGCTTAGATGACATGCCTCGTTGCCTAGACGaatgtatttttgtttgtttcactGTGGTTGTTCAAAACATGTTGCCTAAATAATTTTTATCCTCTATTTTAGGCAAAATATCTCTTTATTTATACTTTGTCCAGAAAAAAATCTCTCTTTATTTATACAAGGATGAAAtttggagattttggcccacttttttttgataaatttatattcttaatatGTTGAATTCGTTGTTTAATTGACATTGTTACTTAATAGACATTGTTCTCACTAATGTATTTTTTAGATGTTTTAGAAAATAGTATACAAAAGTtagtatttaatttttgtttagaatTTTGCACAATCCCATTATAATCGTCTATATAATGTAGgatgaaaagtttttttttttttgtcaacttgaaaaatatattaataccaAAAACAGGTGAAAACTGCAACTGAGCCAATACAAACCCAAGAAACAACTTACACAAAGGTCGTATACCAAAAATCCCCAACAAAGAGCTACAAAGTTAAAGATGATGCAATTTTCCTATACGATAAACTAAACGTTTGTGGAGAGAAGGGAAATGTATTAACCCTATATGCTAAATTATGTGGCAGAGAAAatactatatttattattataaacttAATGCGAAACGTACTTATACGAATCGATGGGTGAATGTACGGCATGGTTTTTATCCAATCATCTCACCCGCTTTCCATATTTCTGGATATGTCAATTATcctttttaaattgttaaaattttattagtttttaatggTTACAGAACATTCAACTTTAGAACGCGAGAAGATAAAATAGAATAGAAATGATAAAGTGGGGAAATATATTCCCGATAATAAAAACAGCAACATCTAGTTCATTACTCATACCACCTGTAGCATTAAATACTGTGTTATTCTAATCATCATTCGTTACTTTATGCTAAAATAGTTTTCAATTCTTGGTTTGCTTCGATGAAGACATTAAGCACGATGAGCTCTTCCTCCTCGGTATACATCTCACCTTCACGTTCGATCTTTCTTCCTTTTCCTCTTGATCCTTCACCTCCTTAGCCATATCCACAACCTTTGATCTgttcaaatattaaaagtttAGTCACACTTTGATTATTTTAATCGTTGTTAACTTCTTATATAGCTATATTTGACCTACTAACCTTTCCTCGTTGAACGAGTTGGATCGTCTCAACGTGGGTTGTGCCGTGACTCGTTCATGACTCACTGACTCAACGATGCTGCCGCTGAAATACTCTTTCTCCTCCGCCTGAGGATTCCCGAACCTCGGATTCTCCGACATGAACCTTATCATCTCACGTTCGTCTTCCACGACAGCCTTCTTCACAACGTTCTTGCACATGACACCTTTTCGAAGACTCTCTTCCTTTGGTCTCGAGTTCATCAGACTCGGAGCGTAGTGCTTGGCTATGTGCCCGCACGAGATCATCTGGAGCCAAATCGACCCGCGAACCGATCCGGGACACACCGGGTCACCGTCCTCGACCCGCTCGGCGGAACGAGTCAACTCGGACGAGTCAGACCGGACCGGCAGGCTCTCCTCCGTCTTGACCAAGTTAGATTTTTTCTCGGTGAATTCGATTGTCTCCGTGTAGATTCCACGAGAGCAGCGAGACTGCGGCGTTGTGGAGGATGTGTAGCTGGTTTTCTCTTCGGAAAGTCCGTACTctccgtcttcttcttcttcatcttctccgacGTAGAGCTCTGAGTCGTCGAACGACGTCGTtctgttttgaagttttggttTTAACCTGAGAAGTCGACTTTTTGGCGCTTCTTGATTTGGACCAGACAGTGTTCTCTTCACATGTGTCTCTTCAacattctctacaaaaaaaaaaaattacaaatttaacaaaattaaaaaattaaaaaatactcaattttgcaaaaagacTATTATGATGAACTCACCGGAGATCTCAGACCCTTTCAACACATACTCACCACAGTTCGACGGATAAATCACATCGTTTTCAGCTAAATCATTCCACACGAATCCATTTCTATAGCTCCTGATGATAATATcgaaataaaatgtataaatatttcGCCTTTGGTTACAGATTTTGCCTCGGTTTTAAAGCAAGCGTTACCTTTTGCATGACCAAGCGTATAGTGATGGCATGTTCTTCCCTCTCAAAACAGTAAGCCTGTTCATCACATCTTCAAtgaaacacaaacacaaaaaaattgaGCTACTAAACTGTGATCACATAACCAATGATGAACATAAACAAAAAGATATCGACGCTTAAGAAGCATAAACAgagttaaaatgatatttttatatacctCTTAACCGGAGATGCTGGTTAACCGGAGTAATGACTTCGATGAAGTGAGGGTGTTCGAGGTGGCCATTTCTAGTGAGATAATAAACGACTTGGACTCTTCTGAAGATTGGTCTCTTTGTCTTGgcctcctcttcttcatcatcttgcTGAAGATTTAAAGACCTTATTAGCCTCTCTGGACTTTTGTTGCTCTCTCTGCCTCTTCTTCTTGCAGCTTCCATCTTTTGTGTCTATGTCCGGACAGGAGATGAGAATTATTAACACACAGACTGTTCTTTATAAAGAAAAATGTATGTGTGAATTGGCTTCTCTCTGATAGAGCAGAATTGGCATTAGAGATGAGTACAACCATACCTGACAACGACTTGGCTTTACTACCTGATGGTACATTGGTATAACCCGGTCCAGTCCAAATTTATCCACCTGTGATTTTATctgaaacaaaaccaaaacagaattcctcaaaaaattaataaaaaaacaagcaataaaaaaatatttatttgtataaaacaaatcaatacGGGTTGGTCTTACATGGGCTAAATACCGTGCCTAGTCCTAATCTTAAAAGGTTAAACCCGGTTTGGTCTTAGTAAAACTAGACAAGTTTGGTCACTATGCTTTGGACTCACTGTCACCTAATATAACACTTTACGCATTATAAGATTTGGTTGAGTAATGTCTCTTTAACGATATTCTTACATTGTCGAATGTTTAGTCTCATTAAATTTGTTTCATTGcctaaattaggataaaaagatgCATGCTAAAAGTTGTTTCAGAGATGACGATGAGTCAAGATCAGTGTGCTTCAAATGGAAATTTGACTTTTAATGACttcattatataattaaaaataaataaaagttgtaattctcttttattttaacACCTCAAGTCTTTAAGATAAGAGAGTTCGAGAATCTAGGTAACTACAGAGGACACGTGAGGGTTCTATACTGCTTTTGTGAACTGTACTTCTCATTACATCCGTTAAAAACAGACCAGGATGACAGGTCAATACAAGGGTAAAATCATTTATGATGGATCTtgtaatctattttttctttcaaattattctgactatttgaaaattttgttaattcAATAATCTTTTATATTATGTAAATGACGGTAATAAAGTAATAAACTAATAATGTAAACAATTAAAGTGAAATACGTTTATTATAAACTAATACACTTGGTGAATTTGGGGTGGTAAATGAAAATAGAGAACGTGGATGTGTTTTTTTCTCTAACCCTTTTTGTTCCTGAATATTTCCTCTAACCATTTTGCATGGACATAACAAAGTTCTCTGGGCGTGGAGTGGCCCATCTACTTAACTTCCTCACCAgctaccaaacaaaaaaaactgtcATTTTACGTCTGAATAATCTCATATGAATACATGTTGTGTTTATAGAGTAAACcatataaataaacattttttaaaaaaaatattgaattacaTTATTACTTTTGAAAATAATTGATGATCAATATTGATATAGAAAATGCAATATTTTGATAATTGCAGAATAAACATCGTTTTctataaaatagagaaaaatctatatatatttgaatatcacaTGCAGTCTTTGGGCTTCAGAACGTTACATGTCaacataataataaattaaaacattatatatatcaCAAATTTCTCCATCTATCTATAACACAATGATTCGAATGcatgtgagtttttttttttttgtgctaaaGGGTTTGAATGCATGTGAGTTTTACTAGATTGAAGTtgctgtaatatttaaaatctttcATTCAATTCATACGTCTTTTtcgatttgtatatatataatagatattGATCTTAACAATGTAAGAGTATAGTTGAATAGTAAAGTGGCCTATTGTTTTAGCTGAACAGAAAGTTTCGACTTTTGTATTCGTAGTTGCAGCTACACAATGTAGGCAGGGTGGTTGGTATGACTTTGTTCAATTATTATCACCCGAAGGTCACAAATTATATTATCTGCATTTTTCACCTTCTATTATTAGAAACAGTTGAGCCGTCAAAAACCACAATAGAAATAGttgaaaaatagtaaaatactaaTTAAATAACGTGGGCTAAGTTGCGTTGAACAAAAAGCCCAATATAGGCTCACTAAAGAAAAGGCCCATTGTTTATTACATATCACACACCATTGTTTCCGTTGGAAGCTCTTTCGAAACACTCTTCGAAGTCTCCGTCCCCTTCTCTCGAGATCAATTGACAATGGCTGCCTCCAACTCCATTTTCACCATCTCTCCGTCGAGAAATGTTGCACGTATCTCTCTTAACCACTCCGTATCGCCGCCGTTGAGTCTTCCACTCAACAGATCAAGCTCTGTCGCGTTTCGTCCCAAGCCACGATCCAGCTCGCTAGTCTTATGCTCCACCGATGAATCAAAGATCACTGCGGAGAAAGAGATCCCAATAGAGCTCAGTAAGCTTACCATCTCATAACATTCTGATTACAAAtcgaaaattttaattaaaaaaaaaaattggcagGGTACGAGGCTTTTCCGACAGTGATGGACATTAACCAGATACGTGAGATATTGCCTCACAGGTGAATAATTTTATTACACACTGTTTCTCCAAACTGAAGTTGTTTTGTTCTGATTCGATGTCTGGACTGGTTGTGTTATGTAGGTTCCCGTTTCTGTTAGTGGATAGAGTGATAGAGTACACACCTGGTGTATCTGCTGTAGCTATCAAAAACGTTACCATTAATGATAATTTCTTTCCTGGGCATTTTCCTGAGAGGCCCATTATGCCTGGAGTCCTCATGGTTGAGGTAAAATCTCATTGCAAGCTTCACTCCTTTTTTTGCTACTTGATCTTTAGAGATCTTGGCTTTGCTTAGGCTGGGGTTAATAGAGAGTAAGATTAGCTTGTTTTGAAGGATACCCCTGGATCATACCTTTATATCAAGAGTTGCTCTATTACGACATAACTAAAGCCAGTAGCATCTATTCCAGCCAAAATACATGATGAGTCTCCTAATGATTTCATGCTACATAGATTTTCAGACATCTTGTacttaaaaattattcaaagcattaaaatatactttctccgtttcataaaaaaatgcatgttttagagaaaaaatatattttttcaattttttcaatGCATATTAGCAACTATTAATGATTGATTGTGAACTTCAGAAAGATTAATTGTTATTACTgaattttttattggtttataaTGCGACAAAtagataatcacaaaaaattACAGATTTAATActgaaatttaatatattttattaatgtgtGAATAATCTAAAACATAAATCATTTTGAGTCACAgaaaatttatgttttgtttccaCAGGCCATGGCTCAGGTGGGAGGTATAGTGATGCTACAACCAGAAGTGGGCGGATCTAAAAGCAACTTCTTCTTTGCTGGAATTAACAAAGTCAGATTCAGAAAGCCTGTGATTGCAGGTGATACTCTGGTGATGAGGATGACGCTTGTGAAGATGCAGAAGCGGTTTGGAATAGCGAAAATGGAAGGGAAAGCATACGTAGGAAACACTGTGGTATGCGAAGGAGAGTTCTTGATGGCTATGGGAAAAGAAGAGTAGTGATCATGTTCTCATGCCTTTTGCTTTTATCTCTTACCCCTTGTGTTCTACGAGTTATCACACACTTTATGTCTCATTCGAAAATATTATTTCCCTCAGAATTCAAACATattaattgaattttttaacacaaaagtattcttcatgtattttgaattaaaaaaaatcgtttttaagattaaaatttaaattcatgATGAACTTAACATCATATACCTCTTTTTaacttgaattttaattttcttcattttcacAAAATATATCACGTTTCTTTTTATCTTACACATACAGTTCAGTCTCATTTACATTAGTCATCAAATTATTTACTTATCAAACTCTTAAATTTTACAGAAATACATATGTACAAAACGAAGCAACCAAGTAATAGTCAGAAGTAAATCATATTTACAGAAAGAAACAACTAagtaataaaatcatatgataaaaatattagttctgtgttgttgacaaaaaaaaaagagagaatagTTTTGGCTTTTAGTTATGTTCTGAAATGaaacagaaaaatattatttaaaaacgaTACAAATCTGGATCTCAGACCTCACGTTTGTTAACGACTTTTAATTCAGCACGAGACACCAATATTTGGCTCggcaatatataatataaggcTTAAATAAGAAGTCAACCCTTATAAAAAGGTACTTATTCATGAAAACATAAAATGAAGCAAAGCTAAATGAAGCGGATCTCCTGACTGATCTCTTCTTCACTTGTACTCGAGAATCATATTGTTCTCTGGAGCAAGTCCAACACAAGCTCTGAGTATGTTCTCAAGCATTGCACGCTGCTTCGACAAAGCGTTCACAACTGGCGTGCCAGGTGGGACCTGCATTCATTAAAGTTGAGTgactaatttaaataatgttgCAAACATTCAGAAACGGCATTATGTTTTGCTTTGGTTCCCTTACCAATGGTGCCTTGGAGAGGTAACTCAGAAGAGTAGCCACTGGATGGAAAGAATGGAACTTTCCCTGCAAAGCAAATATTAAGATAAATTACTAATGCCTCGATGTGTTTCACACAAATGCAAACACAAACGAACTAGGAACATGACGAAATCATTGAGTTATTAATGATGTTGTAGACAATAGCAAACCTCATTGTCGGCCTTGAGCTCGATCCTGGTGGTGAGCTCGGCGAGAAGAACAAGGTCCAAAATAATGGGAGCAGCCAAGAGAGAGTCTTCACAAGTGTTGTGCATCACAATTGTGTTCTTCCCTCCCATGAAAATCTCTGACGTGTACTCGTCCATGGCTCTCTTGCTGTCTCCAACATATGGCACATACTACAATACCATCCAGTGTTACATTCTTTATGTATATATTCCAACTTATACGTTTTAAACGTTAATATATCTTAACTTTCTGTCATTTTAGAAACATTAGCCTAtactatcatatatatataagtaaaaaaaagtTGTGTTGTTCTTGGAAATATGTTCTTATGGTACTTTGGATATTGTCATATACTCATATTAGATGAACTTGTTAAAAGGGTAAGTCAAACATATGATTAATAATtgtaagtaaaatataattaatcacCTTAATGACGACAACATGGTCAGGGTGTTCACCGGAATCGAATAAAATACCATTGCTAGCAACCATGTCGTCGACCACATTGCTCTTAGAAATCTCCTTAGACCGGAATGTCTGCGGCGCCGACAAATTCATGCCATCGTTGTTTCCAAGGTGATTGTAGCTCACTATCGAGGTTGGCTATAGCATATTCGTACATATAAATGCAATTAGTTTCATTTTGTAACATTAgtatatataaatgataaataaactTTTATTAGTATGTACTTTGATTCCAGCGCCGACAAGGAAATCGACGAGGACAGATTTCATCTTGGTCTGACCACTCTTGAAGTCATCACCACCGATCAAGCTGTTTCTCTTGATTGCTAATTCAATAAGCCCTGTGATATatgtacattttttattttagttaatgtGATTAACTATGGGAAAGTGATTATGGTTAATACTATCTATAGTTTATTTAATTACCGGGGACAAAAGTGTTTTGTGGGCTTCCATTGATGAAAGGAACGTTCTCAAGAACACAAGCAATGGCGTAGAGTGTAGAAGGAGAAATCTCAGCCTCATTCTTGTCCAAAGATGACATGAGATTCTCCGTCGTGTCGTTAAGACCAGCCACCACATTGCTGTATCTTTCTGTGTTGGCCGTCCATAGCACCACCACCTTGTCCACTTTgtttttctctttgaaatcccTGATTGTAAAATaatgaattttcttttaattagcgATCATGCTGTATTCATTTGGACAAACCGCAcatattaatgaaaataatgaCTAAAATTAATATGCAAATTGTAGACATAAGCCGTTATATTACCTGATGTCCTTGATGACTTGTTCTAGCTGTTCTTTCTTGGTGCCTTTGATCAAGTGGTTGGCACGGGATCCCTGGTTAGCTGCGATGAAATCTGGGTCGTAGATTCCAGGGAGGGGGACCATGTGTTCCATGAACGGACGCAGCTGCTTTTGGAGGTCGATGTCTAGGACCTTGGCTCGTCCCATAGCGTCTGCTAAGTTCATATCGCTTATGTCCCATCCCCCAAACACTATTTCTTCCGGATTAACCTATCATATTCAGAACCCGttagtaattttatttgtttctctctctcttagaataagtagtactatatttataaattttaaacatattattttatttttcttaaaagctaGTAAAATAACACTAATTTTTTGGTCGTGTAAAACATCACAAATATGTaagtaaaatt comes from Brassica rapa cultivar Chiifu-401-42 chromosome A02, CAAS_Brap_v3.01, whole genome shotgun sequence and encodes:
- the LOC103850340 gene encoding protein UPSTREAM OF FLC isoform X2, with the translated sequence MEAARRRGRESNKSPERLIRSLNLQQDDEEEEAKTKRPIFRRVQVVYYLTRNGHLEHPHFIEVITPVNQHLRLRDVMNRLTVLRGKNMPSLYAWSCKRSYRNGFVWNDLAENDVIYPSNCENVEETHVKRTLSGPNQEAPKSRLLRLKPKLQNRTTSFDDSELYVGEDEEEEDGEYGLSEEKTSYTSSTTPQSRCSRGIYTETIEFTEKKSNLVKTEESLPVRSDSSELTRSAERVEDGDPVCPGSVRGSIWLQMISCGHIAKHYAPSLMNSRPKEESLRKGVMCKNVVKKAVVEDEREMIRFMSENPRFGNPQAEEKEYFSGSIVESVSHERVTAQPTLRRSNSFNEERSKVVDMAKEVKDQEEKEERSNVKVRCIPRRKSSSCLMSSSKQTKN
- the LOC103850340 gene encoding protein UPSTREAM OF FLC isoform X1, which produces MEAARRRGRESNKSPERLIRSLNLQQDDEEEEAKTKRPIFRRVQVVYYLTRNGHLEHPHFIEVITPVNQHLRLRDVMNRLTVLRGKNMPSLYAWSCKRSYRNGFVWNDLAENDVIYPSNCGEYVLKGSEISENVEETHVKRTLSGPNQEAPKSRLLRLKPKLQNRTTSFDDSELYVGEDEEEEDGEYGLSEEKTSYTSSTTPQSRCSRGIYTETIEFTEKKSNLVKTEESLPVRSDSSELTRSAERVEDGDPVCPGSVRGSIWLQMISCGHIAKHYAPSLMNSRPKEESLRKGVMCKNVVKKAVVEDEREMIRFMSENPRFGNPQAEEKEYFSGSIVESVSHERVTAQPTLRRSNSFNEERSKVVDMAKEVKDQEEKEERSNVKVRCIPRRKSSSCLMSSSKQTKN
- the LOC103850337 gene encoding 3-hydroxyacyl-[acyl-carrier-protein] dehydratase FabZ, which translates into the protein MAASNSIFTISPSRNVARISLNHSVSPPLSLPLNRSSSVAFRPKPRSSSLVLCSTDESKITAEKEIPIELRYEAFPTVMDINQIREILPHRFPFLLVDRVIEYTPGVSAVAIKNVTINDNFFPGHFPERPIMPGVLMVEAMAQVGGIVMLQPEVGGSKSNFFFAGINKVRFRKPVIAGDTLVMRMTLVKMQKRFGIAKMEGKAYVGNTVVCEGEFLMAMGKEE
- the LOC103850336 gene encoding probable inositol 3-phosphate synthase isozyme 3; protein product: MFIESFKVESPKVKYTENEIHSVYDYQTTELVHESKNGAYQWTVKPKTVKYEFKTDTHVPKLGVMLVGWGGNNGSTLTAGVIANREGISWATKEKVQQANYFGSLTQASSIRVGSFNGEEIYAPFKSLLPMVNPEEIVFGGWDISDMNLADAMGRAKVLDIDLQKQLRPFMEHMVPLPGIYDPDFIAANQGSRANHLIKGTKKEQLEQVIKDIRDFKEKNKVDKVVVLWTANTERYSNVVAGLNDTTENLMSSLDKNEAEISPSTLYAIACVLENVPFINGSPQNTFVPGLIELAIKRNSLIGGDDFKSGQTKMKSVLVDFLVGAGIKPTSIVSYNHLGNNDGMNLSAPQTFRSKEISKSNVVDDMVASNGILFDSGEHPDHVVVIKYVPYVGDSKRAMDEYTSEIFMGGKNTIVMHNTCEDSLLAAPIILDLVLLAELTTRIELKADNEGKFHSFHPVATLLSYLSKAPLVPPGTPVVNALSKQRAMLENILRACVGLAPENNMILEYK